From Leguminivora glycinivorella isolate SPB_JAAS2020 chromosome 24, LegGlyc_1.1, whole genome shotgun sequence, a single genomic window includes:
- the LOC125238985 gene encoding chorion class CA protein ERA.1-like, with the protein MSRFAVVVFAQACLIQMAFSQQFGCNQISYGSPGLVEVEKVSLNAPSVSIGYSSPSISVSAPGYSQSYGAQYGGAGTGAVGVTGEIGASGQTAVVGSVPVLGTVEFCGTVPASGSVSISGQCGCGCKA; encoded by the exons ATGTCTCGCTTTGCTGTCGTCGTCTTCGCTCAGGCTTGCCTCATTCAG atgGCTTTTAGCCAACAGTTTGGCTGCAACCAAATCTCCTATGGATCCCCCGGCCTCGTCGAAGTCGAGAAAGTAAGCCTGAATGCTCCCAGCGTTAGCATCGGCTACAGCTCTCCCAGCATCAGCGTGAGCGCGCCCGGCTACAGTCAGAGCTACGGCGCGCAGTACGGCGGCGCGGGCACCGGCGCGGTCGGCGTGACCGGCGAGATCGGCGCCAGCGGCCAGACCGCCGTCGTCGGCTCCGTGCCCGTGCTCGGCACGGTCGAGTTCTGCGGCACCGTGCCGGCCTCCGGATCCGTGTCCATTTCCGGACAGTGCGGATGCGGATGCAAAgcttaa
- the LOC125238926 gene encoding chorion class CA protein ERA.1-like, whose protein sequence is MSRFAIVVLAQACLIQMALSQQFGCNQISYGSPGLVEVEKVCLSAPSVSIGYSSPSISVSAPGYSQSYGAQYGGAGTGAVGVTGEIGASGQTAVVGSVPVLGTVEFCGTVPACGSVSISGQCGCGCKA, encoded by the exons ATGTCTCGCTTTGCTATCGTCGTTCTGGCTCAGGCTTGTCTCATTCAG aTGGCTTTGAGCCAACAGTTTGGCTGCAACCAAATCTCCTACGGATCCCCCGGCCTCGTCGAAGTCGAGAAAGTATGTCTCAGTGCTCCCAGCGTCAGCATCGGCTACAGTTCACCCAGCATCAGCGTGAGCGCGCCCGGCTACAGTCAGAGCTACGGCGCGCAGTACGGCGGCGCGGGCACCGGCGCGGTCGGCGTGACCGGCGAGATCGGCGCGAGCGGCCAGACCGCCGTCGTCGGCTCCGTGCCCGTGCTCGGCACGGTCGAGTTCTGCGGCACCGTGCCCGCGTGTGGCTCCGTGTCCATTTCCGGACAGTGCGGATGCGGATGCAAAGcttaa
- the LOC125238937 gene encoding chorion class CB protein M5H4-like → MAITSLGPIAPSGIAVATELGLAGDLELSGELPYLSAVEFQGQFDTSGAAGVAYGCGDCIAITQEIGNPTGVNANINSGSKVVSVCGCGKY, encoded by the coding sequence ATGGCTATTACCAGTCTCGGTCCCATCGCGCCGTCCGGCATCGCCGTGGCCACCGAGCTGGGCCTGGCGGGAGACCTGGAGCTGTCCGGCGAGCTGCCGTACCTGAGCGCTGTGGAGTTCCAGGGCCAGTTCGACACCAGCGGCGCCGCGGGCGTGGCGTACGGCTGTGGGGACTGCATCGCCATCACGCAGGAGATCGGCAACCCGACCGGCGTCAACGCCAATATCAACTCTGGCTCCAAAGTCGTCAGCGTCTGTGGTTGTGGCAAATACTAA
- the LOC125238914 gene encoding chorion class CB protein M5H4-like, translating to MAFKAVVFCAFAVFVQQSLANSYVSKSNCGCNSGKVLVKEIEEISYKPIGIASNSYSSNCVSIEIPTSGGAMAITSLGPIAPSGIAVATELGLAGDLELSGELPYLSAVEFQGQFDTSGAAGVAYGCGDCIAITQEIGNPTGVNANINSGSKVVSVCGCGKY from the exons ATGGCGTTCAAGGCTGTTGTCTTCTGTGCTTTTGCAGTTTTTGTACAGCAG TCTCTTGCTAACTCTTATGTCTCAAAATCGAACTGCGGCTGCAACTCCGGCAAAGTACTTGTCAAAGAAATCGAAGAGATATCTTACAAACCGATAGGTATAGCCTCAAATAGCTATTCGAGCAACTGCGTGTCCATCGAAATCCCTACCAGCGGAGGCGCTATGGCTATTACCAGTCTCGGTCCCATCGCGCCGTCCGGCATCGCCGTGGCCACCGAGCTGGGCCTGGCGGGTGACCTGGAGCTGTCCGGCGAGCTGCCGTACCTGAGCGCCGTGGAGTTCCAGGGCCAGTTCGACACCAGCGGCGCCGCGGGCGTGGCGTACGGCTGCGGAGACTGCATCGCCATCACGCAGGAAATCGGCAACCCGACCGGCGTCAATGCCAATATTAACTCTGGCTCCAAAGTCGTCAGCGTCTGTGGTTGTGGCAAATACTGA